The Fusobacterium periodonticum 1_1_41FAA genomic sequence CACTGCTCTTGTTTGTTTCTTTTGTTCCTTATCGAACTCATAGAATCCTTCTTTGACTTTTGCCAATCTAAATAATTTTGATTTATCTTTCTTAGCTCTACAAAGTACACAAGTTCTTTCTGGAATATGAGTATTACTCATCATCTTCTTCCTTTTCTAGAACTTTGATATCAACTCTTGTTCCTGTCAATCTAGCAGCAAGTCTTGCATTTTGTCCATTCTTTCCTATAGCTAATGATAGTTGAGATGGTTCTACTAGAACTTTTGCTGTTCCATCTTCTAAGATTTCAACACTTGAAACAACTGCTGGACTAAGTACAGCTGAAACAAATTGTTCCATTGATTCTTTCCATTCAACTATGTCTATTCTTTCACCATTTAATTCATCAACTATATTCTTTATTCTTGTACCCTTTTGTCCTATACAAGCTCCTACAGTATCGATATTTGGTACTTGAGAATATACTGCAACCTTAGCTCTTGATCCTGCTTCTCTAGCTACAGATTTTATTTCTATAATACCTGCTGATATTTCAGGTATTTCAATTTCAAACAATTTCTTTAAAAGTCCTTCGTTCTTTCTTGAGATTAATATTTTAGGGAATTTATTCGTCTTTTCAACATTGTATACAAATACTTTTATTCTTTCCCCTACTCTATAGATATCAGAATAAGATTGTTCTGCTGGAGGTAGTATCAATTCTATTCCATCAATTTCAATAAAAATATTCTTTTTATTGTCAATTCTTCTTATTATACCACTGACTATATCATTTTCTCTTTCTTTGAACTTTTCATAGATATGTTCTCTCTCAGCTTCTCTGACCTTCTGGATAACTATTTGTTTTCCATTTTGGACAGCATTTCTTCTAAAATTATCACAGCTTACTTCAAATTTTAGAACATCTCCAATTTTTACTCTTTTCTTGATTTCTTTAGCGTCTTCTAGTGAAATTTCTTCATTTGGATCTAAAAGGTCATCAGCATCAACAACAGTTTTGCTAGCTAGAACTTTTATTTCTCCACTCTCTCTATCCACTATAACTTCTACATTTTCATCTTCACCATAATTTTTTTTGTATGCTGCTAAAAGTGCTAACTCTATAGCTTCCAGCACACTTTCTTTGCTAATTCCTTTTTCTTTTTCAAGCTCATCCAAAGCTTCTAAGAAAATTTTAGAATCCTTAGCCTTCATAGTTATTCTCGACCTCCATTATTATTTTAAAAATCATTAAATTCAAATAAAATATTAGCTTTTCTTATTTCTTTAAATTCTATTTCTACTTCTTTTTTATCTATTAAAAATACTATATTATCGCCTTTTACTTCTTTAATAACTGCTTTAAATTGTTTTTTATCATTTAATTTATGCTTTAAATGTAAAGTTATTTTTTCTCCAGTAAATCTAATATAATCTTCTAATTTCTTTAATGCTCTTTCTAGTCCAGGTGAAGATACTTCAAGGAAAAATTTATGTTCTATTAGCTCTTCAACTTTGTCTTCTATCTTAGAACTTAGTTTGCTACAATCCTCTATGCTCAATTCTCCATTCAAATTTTCAATGAAAATTCTAACATACCAATAACCTCCATCTTGTAAGTACTCAACATCTACAAGAGATAAGTTCATTTCTTCTACAAAAGGATTAACAATTTTGGTAATTTTTTCTATAATTTGACTATTATCTTCCATCATAACTTCTCCTTTTCTACAAAATAAGGAGTGGTCTTTCTCCACTCCTTAGTAGCTTCTTACTTGTTAACTTATTATATCATATTTATTCTTATAAAGCAATTTTATTTTACAATTTTATCACTATTTTTGTTTGTAAATAAGAGTTCCTATATATGCAGTTAAAGGGACAGAAATTAAGATTCCTATACTTCCACAAACAGATCTCATAATCTCCACTGCTATATCTTGGAAATTTAAAAGTCTAATAATTGGATATTCTCCTGCTTGTGCATACACAAGAAGTAAAGTAAATACTGAGCTTGCAATATAGGCTAAGATTAAAGTATTAATCATAGTTCCTATTATATCTGTACCTATATTTATAACAGATTTAAACATAGCTTTTTGTGACATATTTGGATCTGTTTCATGCAATTCATTTATAGATGAAGCTATAGATACTGCCACGTCCATTACAGCTCCCAAACTTCCTATTATTACTCCTGCTGGTATTACTTCTTTTAGATTTATATTCTTTAAAATACTTGCTGAAGCTAAAAGCTCAGGATCTAAGTAACCATTAAGACGCATTCTATATGTGAATATATATGAAAGTATTCCAGCTACTAATACTCCTCCTATAACTCCAAAAAGAGACACAAAAAACTTTTTATTCATACCCACAGTGTAATATATCGTCACTAAAGATGAGAATATAGCAGTTATAACAGCAAAAAGTATGGGACTATATCCATTGAATAC encodes the following:
- the rimP gene encoding ribosome maturation factor RimP — its product is MEDNSQIIEKITKIVNPFVEEMNLSLVDVEYLQDGGYWYVRIFIENLNGELSIEDCSKLSSKIEDKVEELIEHKFFLEVSSPGLERALKKLEDYIRFTGEKITLHLKHKLNDKKQFKAVIKEVKGDNIVFLIDKKEVEIEFKEIRKANILFEFNDF
- the nusA gene encoding transcription termination factor NusA, translated to MKAKDSKIFLEALDELEKEKGISKESVLEAIELALLAAYKKNYGEDENVEVIVDRESGEIKVLASKTVVDADDLLDPNEEISLEDAKEIKKRVKIGDVLKFEVSCDNFRRNAVQNGKQIVIQKVREAEREHIYEKFKERENDIVSGIIRRIDNKKNIFIEIDGIELILPPAEQSYSDIYRVGERIKVFVYNVEKTNKFPKILISRKNEGLLKKLFEIEIPEISAGIIEIKSVAREAGSRAKVAVYSQVPNIDTVGACIGQKGTRIKNIVDELNGERIDIVEWKESMEQFVSAVLSPAVVSSVEILEDGTAKVLVEPSQLSLAIGKNGQNARLAARLTGTRVDIKVLEKEEDDE
- a CDS encoding YibE/F family protein codes for the protein MKKFFVLIIFLLSSVLIFAEGTKEEYLSGKIIELVSEEKSDEEGIAKLQKFNVKLLEGDNKGEVVEIDFPIYTAKEYNIDVKVGDRVVVFKTFDDYGNDEMQMQYYISDVDKRMEIYIMGIIFVALVLVIARKNGLKALFALIVTVAFIVKIFIPAVFNGYSPILFAVITAIFSSLVTIYYTVGMNKKFFVSLFGVIGGVLVAGILSYIFTYRMRLNGYLDPELLASASILKNINLKEVIPAGVIIGSLGAVMDVAVSIASSINELHETDPNMSQKAMFKSVINIGTDIIGTMINTLILAYIASSVFTLLLVYAQAGEYPIIRLLNFQDIAVEIMRSVCGSIGILISVPLTAYIGTLIYKQK